Proteins encoded within one genomic window of Saccharopolyspora pogona:
- a CDS encoding DUF4188 domain-containing protein — protein MSDRTRIGRFTAPADRDIVVFLLGARINTLTAVRSWAPVIAGFRRMMRELRTDPDSGLLGHLVLPRPPRLLTVVQYWESPEKLYAYAADPDQQHRPMWTDFYRRTKAAGDHIGIWHETYIVPAGFHESVYVNMPRFGLGKAIGSAPIDRRTDRAADRLRGTRPNRGQQISPSRPGGGGRRR, from the coding sequence ATGAGCGACCGGACGAGGATCGGACGGTTCACGGCGCCCGCGGACCGCGACATCGTGGTCTTCCTGCTCGGCGCGCGGATCAACACCTTGACCGCGGTGCGCAGCTGGGCCCCGGTGATCGCGGGCTTCCGCCGGATGATGAGGGAGCTCAGGACGGATCCGGACAGCGGCCTCCTCGGACACCTGGTCCTGCCTCGCCCACCCCGGCTGCTGACGGTGGTGCAGTACTGGGAGTCGCCCGAGAAGCTGTACGCCTACGCGGCGGATCCGGACCAGCAACACCGTCCCATGTGGACTGATTTCTACCGGCGCACCAAGGCCGCGGGCGACCACATCGGAATCTGGCACGAGACCTACATCGTCCCGGCCGGTTTCCACGAGAGCGTCTACGTGAACATGCCCCGATTCGGCCTGGGAAAAGCGATCGGCAGCGCACCGATCGACCGGCGCACCGACCGTGCCGCCGACCGGCTGCGCGGCACCCGGCCGAACCGGGGCCAGCAGATCAGTCCCAGTCGACCGGGAGGCGGCGGACGCCGTAGATGA
- a CDS encoding RNA-guided endonuclease InsQ/TnpB family protein, with amino-acid sequence MISVRTAYKVRAYPDPEQAAQLGRTFGCVRLVWNKTLVERHRSYHATGTKTSYKETDAALTAWKKTEELAFLSEVSSVPLQQTLRHQHTAYANFFAGRARYPRFKSRNGRQSAHYTRSAFSLRDGKLKLAKHNTPLEYVWSWGAEVLQSLNPIMVIVSGEADGRWYVTFAVDTDEPEHAPVTGRTVGVDLGVKDFAVLSTGEKIPNAGHLDRKARNLARYQRQMARKQRGSANRRKAEAKVARAHRKVRHARQDFLHRTSTDLVRNNDLVAVEDLAVKNLVRNRKLAKAISDCGWSEFRRQLEYKAERAGKIVVVVDRWYPSSKTCSNCGHLLKKLKLSVRHWTCPDCGTRHDRDHNAAKNILAAGRAVAGWKSGDACGAGVSRGELARAQSAMKQETQPVKVGFPRL; translated from the coding sequence ATGATCAGTGTGAGGACGGCGTACAAGGTTCGGGCCTATCCCGACCCCGAGCAAGCGGCCCAGCTGGGCCGGACGTTCGGGTGCGTTCGCCTCGTGTGGAACAAGACCCTCGTCGAACGCCACCGCTCCTACCACGCAACCGGCACAAAGACCTCCTACAAGGAGACCGACGCCGCGCTGACCGCGTGGAAGAAGACCGAAGAACTGGCGTTTCTGTCCGAGGTGTCGTCGGTGCCGTTGCAGCAGACGTTGCGGCACCAGCACACCGCCTACGCGAACTTCTTCGCTGGACGTGCTCGCTACCCGCGCTTCAAGTCGCGTAACGGACGTCAGTCGGCGCATTACACGCGCAGCGCGTTTAGCCTGCGCGATGGAAAGCTGAAGCTGGCCAAGCACAACACGCCGCTTGAGTATGTGTGGTCCTGGGGTGCAGAGGTTCTTCAGTCTCTGAATCCGATTATGGTGATCGTTTCCGGCGAGGCTGACGGCCGCTGGTACGTGACCTTCGCCGTGGACACCGACGAGCCCGAACACGCCCCGGTCACCGGCCGCACGGTCGGCGTTGACCTGGGTGTGAAGGACTTCGCTGTGCTGTCTACCGGGGAGAAGATCCCCAACGCCGGCCACTTGGACCGTAAGGCCCGCAACCTTGCCCGCTATCAACGTCAGATGGCCCGCAAGCAGCGCGGTTCAGCGAACCGCCGCAAGGCTGAAGCCAAGGTTGCCCGGGCGCACCGCAAGGTGCGGCACGCGCGGCAGGACTTCCTGCACCGCACCTCAACGGACCTGGTTCGTAACAATGACCTGGTCGCGGTCGAAGACCTCGCGGTGAAGAACCTGGTCCGCAACCGAAAACTGGCCAAGGCGATCTCCGATTGCGGGTGGAGCGAGTTCCGGCGCCAGCTCGAATACAAAGCCGAGCGAGCGGGAAAGATCGTCGTTGTCGTTGACCGCTGGTACCCGAGCTCAAAGACCTGCTCGAACTGCGGGCACCTGCTGAAGAAACTGAAACTGTCGGTGCGGCACTGGACGTGCCCCGACTGCGGCACTCGGCACGACCGGGACCACAACGCCGCGAAGAACATCCTTGCCGCTGGTCGAGCGGTAGCCGGGTGGAAATCCGGCGATGCCTGTGGAGCTGGTGTAAGCCGGGGCGAGCTTGCTCGCGCGCAGTCGGCTATGAAGCAGGAAACCCAACCTGTGAAGGTTGGATTCCCCCGCCTTTAG
- a CDS encoding cytochrome P450 codes for MAKTQPEPVRHPDVRSCPFDPYDGLRELREQRPLARMHCPDGRNGWLVTGHALVREVLVDPRFGSRLDLQRFPMPVDANWQVPPGMFSVFDPPEHTWYRRKLAGGFGPRRMRALEPQIERLVAEHLTAMRRAGGPADLVASFAVPVSGRVIGELLGIRIADEAGFRKATEQVLALDDDEERVGAGWRDVCDVLAKFVRDKRHRPGDDLLSVLTADDELSDDEITTMAAMLVTAAQDTTTSMLALGTYALLSHPDQLPALRRDPSLIDGAVEELLRYLTINHFGATRAALADFEFHGESIRYGDLMTLSLPAANRDPAQFPDPDRLDLTRQASGHMSFGHGVHHCLGAQLARIELRIGFSGLLREFPTLRLAVPPEQIPMRDDTVIYGVRRLPVDWD; via the coding sequence ATGGCGAAGACTCAACCGGAGCCGGTGCGGCATCCGGATGTGCGCAGCTGCCCGTTCGACCCGTACGACGGGCTCAGGGAGCTGCGGGAGCAGCGGCCGCTGGCCAGGATGCACTGCCCCGACGGGCGCAACGGCTGGCTGGTGACCGGCCACGCGCTGGTCCGGGAGGTGCTGGTCGATCCGCGCTTCGGCTCGCGCCTGGACCTGCAGCGGTTCCCGATGCCTGTCGACGCGAATTGGCAAGTTCCACCGGGGATGTTCAGCGTGTTCGACCCGCCGGAGCACACTTGGTACCGGCGGAAGCTCGCGGGCGGGTTCGGCCCGCGCCGGATGCGGGCGCTGGAACCGCAGATCGAGCGGCTCGTCGCCGAGCACCTGACGGCCATGCGGCGCGCCGGTGGCCCCGCCGACCTGGTGGCGTCCTTCGCGGTCCCGGTGTCCGGCCGGGTGATCGGCGAGCTGCTCGGCATCCGCATCGCCGACGAGGCAGGGTTCCGCAAGGCCACCGAACAGGTGCTGGCCCTCGATGACGACGAGGAACGGGTGGGCGCCGGGTGGCGGGACGTGTGCGACGTGCTGGCGAAGTTCGTGCGCGACAAGCGGCACCGGCCGGGCGATGACCTGCTCAGCGTGCTGACCGCCGACGATGAGTTGAGCGACGACGAGATCACCACGATGGCCGCGATGCTGGTCACCGCTGCTCAGGACACGACCACGAGCATGCTCGCGCTGGGCACCTACGCGCTGCTGAGCCACCCGGACCAGCTCCCCGCGCTGCGCCGCGATCCGTCGCTGATCGACGGCGCGGTGGAGGAATTGCTGCGCTACCTGACGATCAACCACTTCGGCGCGACCCGCGCCGCCCTGGCAGACTTCGAGTTCCACGGCGAATCCATCCGCTACGGCGACCTGATGACGCTGTCGCTACCGGCCGCCAATCGCGACCCGGCGCAATTCCCGGACCCCGATCGGCTGGACCTCACCCGCCAGGCGAGCGGTCACATGTCGTTCGGCCACGGCGTCCACCACTGCCTCGGTGCGCAACTGGCCCGAATCGAGCTGCGCATCGGCTTCTCCGGGCTGCTGCGGGAATTCCCAACGCTGAGACTGGCGGTGCCGCCAGAGCAGATCCCGATGCGTGACGACACCGTCATCTACGGCGTCCGCCGCCTCCCGGTCGACTGGGACTGA
- a CDS encoding carboxymuconolactone decarboxylase family protein produces the protein MRGPPHYVSSVKIRASQINGCGFCTDMHTKEAAHAGETSGRLNLIAAWREATVFTEAERAALELAEQGTRIADAAGGVTDEAWANAAKHYDEDQLAALVSLIALINAFNRLNVVVQQPAGDYQVGQFG, from the coding sequence ATCCGGGGGCCTCCGCACTACGTTTCTTCGGTGAAGATCCGCGCCAGCCAGATCAACGGCTGCGGCTTCTGCACCGACATGCACACCAAGGAAGCCGCGCACGCCGGGGAGACCTCGGGGCGCCTCAACCTGATCGCCGCCTGGCGGGAGGCCACGGTATTCACCGAAGCCGAGCGCGCCGCTCTGGAGCTTGCGGAGCAGGGCACCCGCATCGCTGACGCGGCCGGTGGTGTCACGGACGAGGCGTGGGCGAACGCCGCCAAGCACTACGACGAGGACCAGCTCGCCGCCTTGGTGTCGCTCATCGCCCTCATCAACGCCTTCAACCGGTTGAACGTCGTCGTCCAGCAGCCCGCCGGCGACTACCAGGTCGGTCAGTTCGGATAA
- a CDS encoding ArsR/SmtB family transcription factor: MPMNSPEECPSSRPAADGLDAAVALFRSLSEGARLAITLRLADGEARVADLVGELGLAQSTVSAHVACLRDCGLVVGRPEGRQVYYSLARPELLELLASAETLLAATGRAVALCPNYGTDAGTDQVSRVIEVRGE; this comes from the coding sequence ATGCCGATGAATAGTCCGGAGGAGTGCCCGTCGTCGAGACCGGCGGCGGACGGGTTGGATGCGGCGGTGGCGTTGTTCCGCAGCTTGTCGGAGGGCGCCCGGTTGGCGATCACGCTTCGACTGGCCGACGGCGAAGCCCGGGTGGCGGACCTGGTGGGCGAGCTGGGGTTGGCCCAGTCCACGGTGTCGGCGCATGTGGCATGCCTGCGGGACTGCGGGCTGGTGGTCGGGCGGCCCGAGGGGCGGCAGGTGTACTACTCGCTCGCGCGACCGGAGTTGCTGGAACTGCTGGCATCGGCCGAGACGCTGCTGGCCGCGACCGGTCGGGCCGTGGCCCTGTGCCCGAACTACGGCACCGACGCCGGCACCGACCAAGTTTCGCGAGTCATCGAGGTGCGTGGTGAGTGA
- a CDS encoding cation transporter, whose protein sequence is MSEAESAKSAASCSDGCCSASAENAGLGDERRAVLRRRIRWFVAATITYNVIEAIVAITAGTASSSTALIGFGLDSAIEVASAAAVAWQFSGPDPEARERITLKIIGTSFFALAAYVAVESVRGLLGGSEAGHSTVGIVLAVLSLAIMPVLSYAQRRAGRELGSNSAVADSRQTLLCTYLSGVLLVGLLLNGLFGWYWADPAVALVIAAVAVKEGREAWRGEHCC, encoded by the coding sequence GTGAGTGAGGCGGAATCGGCTAAGTCGGCGGCCAGCTGCAGCGATGGGTGCTGCTCGGCGTCGGCGGAGAATGCCGGCCTGGGTGACGAGCGCCGGGCGGTGCTGCGGCGGCGCATTCGGTGGTTCGTCGCGGCGACGATCACCTACAACGTCATCGAGGCGATCGTGGCGATCACCGCCGGCACGGCTTCCTCGTCCACGGCGCTGATCGGTTTCGGGCTGGACTCGGCGATCGAGGTGGCCTCGGCGGCGGCGGTGGCCTGGCAGTTCAGCGGGCCGGACCCGGAAGCGCGTGAGCGGATCACGTTGAAGATCATCGGCACGTCGTTCTTCGCGCTGGCGGCGTACGTCGCGGTCGAATCGGTTCGTGGGCTGCTCGGAGGTTCGGAAGCCGGGCACTCGACGGTCGGAATCGTCCTGGCGGTACTGAGCCTGGCGATCATGCCGGTGCTGTCCTACGCCCAACGGCGCGCCGGTCGGGAGCTGGGCTCCAACAGTGCCGTGGCCGATTCCAGGCAAACCTTGTTGTGCACCTACCTTTCCGGCGTGCTGCTGGTCGGCCTGCTGCTCAACGGCCTGTTCGGCTGGTACTGGGCAGACCCGGCGGTCGCACTCGTGATCGCGGCCGTGGCGGTGAAGGAAGGGCGTGAAGCCTGGCGCGGCGAGCACTGCTGCTGA